The genomic stretch CTTGGCGAACCTGGATCTCGACAACAGGATTGGTGACGCCCTTTTCCCGCTGTTCCAGCGTCTCGCCGACGCAGACGATGGGGATCAGCTCCTCCGCCAGAGCGGCCCGCACTTTTTCCGCCACCGTGGCGTCTGTCTCGCCGAAGTACTGGCGCCGTTCGGAGTGGCCGATGATGACATAGCGGCAACCCAGGGCTTTCAACATGGGCGGCGCGATCTCGCCGGTAAAGGCGCCTTCCCGCGCCGGGTGCACGTTCTGCCCGCCGATGGAGATATTCGACCCTTCGATCGCATCAGCCGCTGCCGCCAAGGCAGTGAAGGGCGGGCAGAGGACAATCTCTCTGTCCGCGACTCCTTCGACCAGGGGACGCAACGCCTCGATCATCTGCCGGCCCTCGGCCGGTGTCAGGTACATCTTCCAGTTCCCTGCCAATACAGGTGTCCGCATACACTCACATCCTTACCAGGATTCACTCTTGCGGCATACCCCTTCGATTGTCCCAGCAGATTGTATCTATCAAGGGATGCCAACTCAATCACCGGTTGAGGGCTCGATCAAGCCGGCTCGATCCATCGCTGCCTCACTCGTCAAGACTTATCGCTTAAGGCCGCGACGCCGGGCAGTTCGCGCCCTTCCAGGAACTCCAGCGATGCGCCGCCCCCCGTGGACACATGGGTCATCTGATCGGCCAAACCGGCTTTTTCCACGGCAGCCACAGAATCGCCGCCGCCGATGATCGACAGGCCCTGCACCTTGGCCATCGCCTTGGCTACGCCCAGGGTGCCCCGGTCAAAGGGCGCTATCTCAAAGGCGCCCATCGGTCCGTTCCAGAGAACTGTCCGGGCTTTTGCCAAGGCCTGTTCAAAGAGGGCGATGCTCTCAGGGCCGATGTCGAGGGCCGCCTTGTCAGCCGGAATGGCGTCGGCAGGGACGACGGCCGTGGGCACGCCGGCAGCCAGCGTCTCCGCGACGACCACATCGACGGGCAGCAGGAAACGAACGCCGGAGGCCTTTGCCTTGTTCAACAGTTGTCGGGCTGTGTCGGCCTTGTCTTTTTCACAGAGCGATCTGCCCACTTCCCGCCCGAGGGCGTAGAAGAAGGTGTTGGCCATCCCGCCGCCGATGATCAGCGTGTCCACCTTGGTGAGGAGGTTGTCGATGACAGCGATCTTATCGGCCACCTTGGCGCCGCCCATGATGGCCACAAAAGGACGCTCAGGCGATGCCAAGGCCTTGCCCATGATGGAGATCTCCTTGTCCATCAGGAATCCGGCAACGGCAGGCAGGTAGGCGGCGACGCCGGCCGTAGAGGCGTGGGCGCGGTGGGCCGTGCCGAAGGCGTCATTCACGTAGACATCCGCCAGCGCGGCCAGCTTGCGGGCAAAGGCAGGGTCGTTTTGCTCCTCTTCGAGGTAAAAACGGACATTCTCCAGCAAGACCACATCGCCGGCTTCCATCGCCCGG from Heliomicrobium modesticaldum Ice1 encodes the following:
- the tpiA gene encoding triose-phosphate isomerase; protein product: MRTPVLAGNWKMYLTPAEGRQMIEALRPLVEGVADREIVLCPPFTALAAAADAIEGSNISIGGQNVHPAREGAFTGEIAPPMLKALGCRYVIIGHSERRQYFGETDATVAEKVRAALAEELIPIVCVGETLEQREKGVTNPVVEIQVRQGLDGLSPEELSGLIIAYEPIWAIGTGRTASPDDAQQVCAFIRSVMARLAGEGAQKTRILYGGSVKPDNIKELMNQPDIDGALVGGASLKAESFARIVRFEEQ
- a CDS encoding phosphoglycerate kinase, which gives rise to MNKQTVRDIDVRGKGVLVRVDFNVPVNEAGVITDDTRIRAALPTIQYLIQEGAKVILASHFGRPKGKVNDKYRLTAVGIRLAELLGRPVKKLDDCIGPETEAAVRAMEAGDVVLLENVRFYLEEEQNDPAFARKLAALADVYVNDAFGTAHRAHASTAGVAAYLPAVAGFLMDKEISIMGKALASPERPFVAIMGGAKVADKIAVIDNLLTKVDTLIIGGGMANTFFYALGREVGRSLCEKDKADTARQLLNKAKASGVRFLLPVDVVVAETLAAGVPTAVVPADAIPADKAALDIGPESIALFEQALAKARTVLWNGPMGAFEIAPFDRGTLGVAKAMAKVQGLSIIGGGDSVAAVEKAGLADQMTHVSTGGGASLEFLEGRELPGVAALSDKS